The following coding sequences lie in one Haematobia irritans isolate KBUSLIRL chromosome 3, ASM5000362v1, whole genome shotgun sequence genomic window:
- the LOC142230074 gene encoding farnesol dehydrogenase-like, whose product MERWQNKVAVVTGASSGIGEAIVKDFVNNGLQVIGLARRLDRMEAVRQQLPMAKQKFLTPLKCDVSDLKSVNEAFDMIIAKFGGVDILVNNAGCIKLGQLTTMDVNDLQQVLQTNVMGAVYCTQRAFKSMKDRNFPGHVILMNSVAGHGIVNTGPMLPETNIYSPTKFALKAITEIYRQEFKGFGTKVKVTSISPGAVATEIIPNSFREVIGECILRVEDISSAVLYTISTPPHMQIHEMIIKPVGEMF is encoded by the exons ATGGAACGTTGGCAAAATAAAGTGGCGGTGGTGACTGGAGCTAGCTCGGGTATAGGAGAAGCTATCGTTAAAGATTTCGTCAATAATGGTCTCCAAGTAATTGGTTTAGCTAGACGTCTAGATCGTATGGAAGCCGTACGCCAACAATTACCAatggcaaaacaaaaatttctaacccCCTTGAAATGTGATGTATCCGATTTGAAATCTGTAAATGAGGCTTTCGATatgattattgcaaaatttggaGGAGTagatatattggtgaacaatgctGGATGCATCAAGCTGGGACAGCTGACCACCATGGATGTCAATGATTTGCAACAAGTTCTACAAACTAATGTAATGGGTGCTGTCTATTGTACGCAAAGGGCATTTAAATCAATGAAAGATCGTAACTTTCCTGGTCATGTCATTCTAATGAATAGTGTAGCTGGTCATGGTATAGTAAATACGGGTCCAATGCTTCCCGAGACTAATATCTATAGTCCAACGAAATTTGCTCTAAAGGCCATAACCGAGATTTATCGTCAAGAGTTTAAGGGTTTCGGAACTAAAGTCAAAGTGACT agtATTAGTCCTGGAGCTGTGGCTACTGAAATTATACCAAACAGTTTCCGCGAAGTGATTGGAGAATGTATTCTGAGAGTGGAGGATATTTCCTCTGCTGTCCTTTACACAATTTCTACTCCACCTCATATGCAAATTCACGAAATGATTATTAAGCCCGTGGGAGAGATGTTTTGA